Proteins encoded together in one Acidaminococcus timonensis window:
- a CDS encoding chromate transporter produces MGLLFQMFYEFFKIGLFAVGGGMATIPFLAKLAEATGWFTTTDLLNMIAVSESTPGPIGVNTATYVGYHIAGIPGALVATFGLVTPSVIVILIVSQFLKKFGDSKYVKAVMYGLRAASAGLIAAAGLLVTKVTMLHPEAWKTGNWSGLFNIRSILLAVLLLVLTHRYKKVHPVAFLAASAVIGMVFHFAG; encoded by the coding sequence ATGGGACTGCTTTTCCAGATGTTCTATGAATTCTTCAAGATCGGCCTGTTCGCCGTAGGCGGCGGCATGGCCACCATCCCCTTCCTGGCCAAACTGGCAGAAGCCACAGGCTGGTTCACCACCACGGATCTGCTGAACATGATCGCCGTATCCGAATCCACCCCCGGCCCCATTGGAGTCAATACTGCCACCTACGTGGGCTATCACATCGCCGGCATCCCCGGTGCCCTGGTGGCCACGTTCGGGCTGGTCACCCCTTCTGTCATCGTCATCCTGATCGTTTCCCAGTTCCTGAAAAAATTCGGAGACAGCAAATACGTGAAGGCCGTCATGTACGGGCTGCGGGCCGCCTCCGCCGGCCTGATCGCCGCAGCAGGTCTTCTGGTGACCAAAGTGACCATGCTCCATCCGGAAGCCTGGAAAACCGGCAACTGGAGCGGGCTGTTCAATATCCGTTCCATTCTGCTGGCCGTGCTCCTGCTGGTCCTGACCCATCGATACAAGAAGGTCCACCCAGTGGCCTTCCTGGCAGCATCCGCCGTCATCGGAATGGTAT